One genomic window of Sporosarcina ureae includes the following:
- a CDS encoding acetyl-CoA carboxylase biotin carboxyl carrier protein subunit gives MTEITASMAGNVWKVLVKAGDEVEEDQDIAILESMKMEIPIATDFDGVVKEVKVNEGEFVNEGDVIAVIE, from the coding sequence ATGACAGAAATTACAGCAAGCATGGCAGGAAACGTTTGGAAAGTACTCGTGAAAGCAGGAGACGAAGTAGAAGAAGACCAAGACATCGCCATTTTGGAATCGATGAAAATGGAAATACCGATTGCTACTGATTTTGACGGTGTCGTAAAAGAAGTAAAAGTGAACGAAGGCGAATTCGTCAACGAAGGAGACGTCATCGCAGTCATTGAATAA
- a CDS encoding acetyl-CoA carboxylase biotin carboxylase subunit — protein sequence MFNKILIANRGEIAARIMRTCRALGIKTVGVYSEADAEAVHIKQADEAYLLGGPRVTESYMKIDKILEAAHQSKAEAIHPGYGLLSENAEFARRCEEEGFVFIGPSPTVISEMGSKIAAREAMEKAGVPVVPGVTRSLADAEEAIEAAESIGYPVMLKASAGGGGIGMQVVYSADEISKAFEGNQKRAADFFGDGAMYIEKFVEKPRHIEIQILADNQGNTVYLWERECSIQRRHQKVVEEAPSSFISEETRRKMGEAAVKAAKSIGYKNAGTIEFLVDADQNFYFLEMNTRLQVEHPITEEITGLDLVKEQLDIAAGKTLSFTQEDVKREGHAIEVRIYAEDPKTFFPSPGIITKLELPEGPGIRHELAVHGESVVTPFYDPMIAKLVIKGKDRDEAIDRLQEALSNYHIEGIKTNIPMLREVAAHEAFRFGDTTTEFVEKYLTKKKKQKQTK from the coding sequence ATGTTTAACAAGATTTTGATTGCGAACCGTGGGGAAATAGCGGCTCGTATCATGCGTACATGCAGAGCGCTCGGCATTAAAACGGTCGGTGTCTATTCGGAAGCGGATGCGGAAGCTGTCCACATCAAGCAAGCAGATGAAGCATATTTGCTCGGTGGACCGCGAGTAACGGAAAGTTATATGAAAATCGATAAAATTCTGGAAGCGGCGCATCAGTCGAAAGCAGAAGCAATCCACCCAGGCTATGGTCTGCTTTCTGAAAATGCCGAATTTGCGCGCCGATGTGAAGAAGAAGGATTCGTATTCATCGGGCCTTCTCCTACTGTTATTTCCGAAATGGGTAGTAAAATTGCGGCACGCGAGGCGATGGAAAAAGCCGGTGTTCCAGTCGTGCCGGGTGTCACTCGTTCGCTTGCAGATGCGGAAGAAGCGATCGAAGCGGCGGAGAGCATCGGTTATCCGGTTATGCTGAAGGCGTCTGCAGGTGGTGGCGGAATCGGTATGCAAGTCGTCTACAGCGCCGACGAAATCAGCAAAGCGTTCGAAGGCAATCAAAAACGAGCGGCTGATTTCTTCGGAGATGGCGCGATGTATATTGAAAAATTTGTTGAAAAGCCGCGCCATATTGAAATCCAGATTTTGGCCGACAATCAAGGAAATACAGTATACTTATGGGAACGCGAATGCTCAATTCAGCGCCGCCACCAAAAAGTCGTGGAAGAAGCGCCGTCTTCCTTCATTTCAGAAGAGACACGAAGAAAAATGGGCGAAGCGGCAGTTAAAGCGGCGAAGTCCATCGGCTATAAAAACGCCGGTACAATTGAGTTTTTAGTCGACGCAGATCAAAACTTCTACTTTCTTGAAATGAATACACGGCTGCAAGTAGAGCACCCGATTACGGAAGAAATTACGGGGCTTGACTTAGTGAAGGAGCAGCTTGATATTGCAGCGGGGAAAACACTTTCATTTACGCAGGAAGACGTCAAACGCGAAGGCCACGCAATTGAGGTGCGGATTTACGCAGAAGATCCGAAAACTTTTTTCCCTTCACCGGGGATAATTACGAAACTGGAGCTGCCTGAAGGACCAGGTATCCGCCATGAATTGGCAGTCCATGGCGAGTCAGTCGTCACACCGTTTTACGACCCGATGATCGCGAAACTAGTCATCAAAGGTAAAGACCGCGACGAAGCGATTGACCGGCTGCAAGAAGCGCTTTCGAATTACCATATCGAAGGCATCAAGACAAATATTCCGATGCTCCGGGAAGTAGCAGCGCATGAAGCATTCCGTTTTGGGGATACGACGACGGAATTTGTGGAAAAATATTTGACGAAGAAGAAAAAACAGAAACAAACGAAATGA